Part of the Deinococcus sp. QL22 genome is shown below.
TACTCTGGTAAGCTAGTAGTATGGGTCTGCAAATGAATTTGGGAGCGTACCTGGAGCGCCGGGGCATTACCGCCTACCGCCTAGTCAAGGCCACCGAAGGGCGGTTGGCTGCGGCCACAGTCTACGGACTGGCCGCCAGACCAGCCCAGCGCATCGACCTCGCCACAGTCGGCACAGTGTTGGAGGCTCTATCCGAACTCACGGGTTCCCCTGTGCAGGTACAGGACGTCCTGGAAACCCTGGACGCCGAGGGAGATCAGCGCCGCGAGGAGGCTCGCCGCCGCATCGCCGCGCCCCGCAGGGCAGGCAAAGCGCAGGGCAGCGCTGCGCCTGCCCCCGAAGGTGAATGGAGCGTGCCCGACCAACTGGCCGAGATGCGTGGGCGTGACCTTTGACCCAAGCGTCCCCGCTGTTTCTGGATACCTCAGCCTTGCTGCGGGCTTACCTGACCAAAGATCAGTTCCATACCCAGGTGCAAACCGCTATCGCGCAGGCCGAACCTGTGGTGGTCAGCGGACTGGCCCATCCCGAACTGGTGGCCGCGCTGACCCAGCGTCAACACCGTGACCATGCTGGACGGCTGGGAGCAGGCCAGGTCAACGCCTTGTTGGAACAGTTCCGAGCAGACTGGGACACCCTCTATGTCGTGCCAGTCGATGAAGCCCTGCTGTTGGAAGCGTCTGCATTGGTCATCCGTCAGGCGACATTCGGCCTGCGAGCGATGGACGCCATACATGTGGCGAGCGCCCTGCTCGCGGCAGAGGCTTTTGAGGGCCTGCGCTTCTTGACCTTTGATGCTCGTCAGCGGCAGGCTGCCCAAGCCGAGGGATTGATCCTCTTTCCAGAAAGCTAAGTGACCACAGTGGCGTGAAGGCGGTCATCTCTTCCTCACCTCACGCTGCACAGCCTCAGCACGGGCGCGGGCGGGCCAACTTCCGATTCCTTCCTGCCCGACCTGCCCCAACTCCAACCGCTGCCGGACGGCAGACCTCGACCGCCTCTCCCGACAGACAGGGGTGAGCAGGTTACGGGGCGCACGGTGGGATCAAGCTGGAGCCCCAGGGTGAGAGGTGGTTCAGCCTCTTACGGTTAGGTGGTCATCTGCAAATTACACCTGCCAATACAGCCGCTCCAATCGTATCTTCACTGCTCAGAGGGCTGCCTTTGAGGGCACTGCCCAACATCATCGAATTGCATAAATTCTGCCGGTGAGAGGCCAAAGACCCGGGCAATTTTCAGTAGGGTAGTGAAACGCATATCCACTTTGGCCGTCTCCAGGCGGTGGGGGTAGGCCCGGTTGAGACCAGCGAGATGAGCAAAGGTGTCCTGGCTCCATCCCCGCCCCTCGCGCAACTGCTTGATGCGCTCGCCCAGCATGATTTGCGCTTCACGCAGGAAAAGACTCTCTTCTAGTGGCTCTGCTGGCATCCGCTGAG
Proteins encoded:
- a CDS encoding type II toxin-antitoxin system VapC family toxin, which produces MTQASPLFLDTSALLRAYLTKDQFHTQVQTAIAQAEPVVVSGLAHPELVAALTQRQHRDHAGRLGAGQVNALLEQFRADWDTLYVVPVDEALLLEASALVIRQATFGLRAMDAIHVASALLAAEAFEGLRFLTFDARQRQAAQAEGLILFPES
- a CDS encoding helix-turn-helix domain-containing protein, with protein sequence MPAEPLEESLFLREAQIMLGERIKQLREGRGWSQDTFAHLAGLNRAYPHRLETAKVDMRFTTLLKIARVFGLSPAEFMQFDDVGQCPQRQPSEQ
- a CDS encoding helix-turn-helix transcriptional regulator codes for the protein MGLQMNLGAYLERRGITAYRLVKATEGRLAAATVYGLAARPAQRIDLATVGTVLEALSELTGSPVQVQDVLETLDAEGDQRREEARRRIAAPRRAGKAQGSAAPAPEGEWSVPDQLAEMRGRDL